In the genome of Capra hircus breed San Clemente chromosome 5, ASM170441v1, whole genome shotgun sequence, one region contains:
- the MAFF gene encoding transcription factor MafF encodes MSVDPLSSKALKIKRELSENTPHLSDEALMGLSVRELNRHLRGLSAEEVTRLKQRRRTLKNRGYAASCRVKRVCQKEELQKQKSELEREVDKLARENAAMRLELDALRGKCEALQGFARSVAAARGPAALVAPASVITIVKSAPSPGPGPAPGPGPAPGPAPAACS; translated from the exons ATGTCTGTGGATCCCTTATCCAGCAAAGCGCTGAAG ATCAAGCGTGAGCTGAGCGAAAACACGCCGCACCTGTCGGACGAAGCGCTGATGGGGCTGTCTGTGCGCGAGCTGAACCGGCACCTGCGAGGGCTCTCGGCCGAGGAGGTGACGCGGCTCAAGCAGCGCCGCCGCACACTCAAGAACCGCGGCTACGCGGCCAGCTGCCGCGTGAAGCGCGTGTGCCAGAAGGAGGAGCTGCAGAAGCAGAAGTCGGAGCTGGAGCGCGAGGTGGACAAGCTGGCGCGCGAGAACGCCGCCATGCGCTTGGAGCTCGACGCGCTGCGCGGCAAGTGCGAGGCGCTGCAGGGCTTCGCGCGCTCGGTGGCCGCCGCCCGCGGGCCCGCGGCGCTGGTGGCGCCGGCCAGCGTCATCACCATCGTCAAGTCCGCCCCGAGCCCCGGCCCGGGCCCCGCCCCTGGGCCGGGCCCcgctcccggccccgcccccgccgcctgcTCCTAG